In one Sphingobium indicum B90A genomic region, the following are encoded:
- a CDS encoding type II toxin-antitoxin system CcdA family antitoxin — translation MGRYEHEFAGQARKPTNVSLDIALVAEAKRLGLNISRACEVGLIEQIAKERGRLWRVENASALASSNDYVEQNGLPLTRHRQF, via the coding sequence ATGGGCAGGTATGAGCATGAATTTGCTGGGCAGGCCCGTAAGCCGACCAATGTGTCTCTCGATATAGCGCTGGTGGCGGAGGCGAAGAGGCTGGGTCTCAACATTTCGCGTGCATGCGAGGTAGGATTGATCGAGCAGATAGCCAAGGAGCGGGGGCGGCTATGGAGGGTGGAAAACGCTTCTGCGCTAGCAAGCTCAAATGATTACGTTGAGCAGAATGGCTTGCCTTTAACGAGGCACCGCCAATTCTGA
- a CDS encoding AAA family ATPase produces MSDTLSTLKKELEKLISQVGSSIPNDEPFGNAHNNWSFPGLTRVELMEDAQSVLDSITDHDEANLGEAESRLQDYIRRLQHLRQTTVGNIWGNANQGVAAYVLTLNGLRNALKPILKSDDGSDASKALRQLKTRITSMEARLRDLEPRTGSLGEMVDQIENAYDAADRLPETMESLAEYRQKISDIERAVSKDHAHIETLRETAEANEKNLISLKENAEGILARCETAYSAATSVGLAAAFSERSDSLSGSIKYWVGGLLIALVAACGLGIYRIVELSDIIKTAPPVTVALNVLISVFAVGAPVWFAWLATKQIGQRFRLAEDYAFKASVSRAYEGYSREAARVDKELEARLLASALNRLDELPLRVVETHSHGSPLHELASSKIVLQAIKTIPGFADEVKNLATQTLATAGTVAVAATKIRSKKKAVDDTPIEEAAE; encoded by the coding sequence GTGAGCGACACATTATCGACGTTAAAAAAGGAACTCGAAAAGCTGATTTCTCAGGTCGGCTCTTCCATTCCAAACGATGAGCCCTTTGGCAACGCACACAACAACTGGAGCTTCCCCGGTCTCACGCGTGTCGAGTTGATGGAAGATGCACAGTCAGTCTTAGACTCTATCACCGATCACGACGAAGCGAATCTTGGTGAGGCCGAGTCTCGTCTCCAGGATTACATTCGTCGACTACAGCACCTTCGCCAAACAACAGTTGGCAACATTTGGGGCAATGCAAACCAAGGTGTTGCTGCCTATGTTCTGACGCTCAACGGTTTGCGAAATGCTTTAAAGCCGATTTTAAAGAGCGATGATGGGTCGGATGCCTCGAAGGCATTGCGCCAGCTGAAAACACGCATCACGAGCATGGAGGCACGGTTAAGGGATCTGGAGCCCCGAACTGGATCGCTCGGTGAAATGGTCGATCAAATCGAAAATGCGTATGATGCTGCTGACCGTTTGCCAGAAACGATGGAATCTTTAGCAGAGTATCGGCAGAAAATTTCGGACATCGAGAGAGCCGTCTCCAAAGACCATGCTCACATCGAGACGTTGCGTGAGACGGCAGAAGCCAATGAGAAGAATCTCATCTCACTCAAGGAAAATGCCGAGGGAATTTTGGCTCGTTGTGAAACGGCCTATTCAGCCGCTACCAGCGTTGGCCTTGCGGCCGCCTTTAGCGAACGGTCCGATTCGCTTTCTGGTTCTATAAAATATTGGGTTGGTGGACTGCTCATTGCGCTCGTTGCGGCCTGTGGACTGGGCATCTACCGAATTGTCGAACTGTCTGACATTATCAAGACCGCTCCTCCTGTGACTGTCGCGCTGAATGTGCTGATCTCTGTATTCGCTGTGGGTGCGCCAGTGTGGTTTGCTTGGCTTGCAACCAAACAGATCGGCCAGCGATTTCGTTTAGCAGAAGACTACGCTTTCAAAGCATCGGTTTCCCGTGCGTATGAAGGGTATAGCCGTGAAGCAGCAAGGGTCGATAAGGAGCTTGAAGCAAGACTGCTGGCATCAGCCTTGAATCGTTTGGATGAACTGCCGCTTAGAGTAGTCGAAACACACAGCCACGGCAGCCCCCTGCATGAGCTTGCATCGTCAAAGATAGTGCTCCAAGCCATCAAGACGATCCCCGGCTTTGCAGACGAGGTTAAAAATCTCGCCACTCAAACGTTGGCCACAGCCGGAACGGTTGCAGTCGCGGCAACGAAAATTCGGAGCAAAAAGAAGGCGGTCGACGATACACCCATCGAGGAAGCCGCAGAATAA
- a CDS encoding DUF6641 family protein, with translation MSLLSSLTLVQSNATEMRTRGINTMRQKLIDRIGDQIALAQASETGKGYQRVKYRRVRDEASDEVTETPVRTRVRPWWLEDKDGTIIVWIKYGNQTLELAKGKTAIRVKDRQELVKTFETVREAVRAGEFDTHITNAVGTFKTRFGK, from the coding sequence ATGTCTCTGCTTTCTTCGCTTACTCTCGTCCAGTCCAATGCCACCGAAATGCGGACCCGTGGCATCAACACCATGCGCCAAAAGCTGATTGACCGGATCGGCGATCAGATCGCACTAGCGCAGGCATCGGAAACCGGGAAAGGCTATCAGCGAGTAAAATATCGCCGCGTCCGCGATGAAGCGAGCGACGAAGTTACGGAAACGCCCGTTCGCACCCGCGTCCGTCCGTGGTGGCTGGAGGACAAGGATGGGACGATTATCGTCTGGATCAAATATGGGAATCAGACGCTGGAGCTTGCCAAGGGCAAGACCGCCATCCGGGTCAAGGACCGGCAGGAATTGGTCAAAACGTTCGAGACTGTGCGGGAGGCTGTTCGTGCCGGTGAGTTCGACACGCACATCACCAATGCTGTTGGCACCTTCAAGACCCGCTTTGGCAAATGA
- the istA gene encoding IS21 family transposase, producing the protein MELYLQVRLACADGMSQRAAAKRFNVSRETVRKMLSFSSPPGYRRQSVPQRPKLDGFVAIIDGWLEGDRSVPRKQRHTAKRVFDRLRTEHGFTGGYTIIKDYIREREQRSREMFVPLAHPAGDAQADFGEALVEIGGVEQKAYFFALDLPHSDACYVRAYPAAVAEAWVDGHVHAFAFFGAVPRSIVYDNDRCLVTKILPDGTRQRATLFSAFLSHYVIRDRYARPGKGNEKGNVEGLVGYCRRNFMVPIPKFPTWEAFNLWLEEQCRKRQQDKVRGQSETIGERLQRDLAAMQPLPATPFEACDQKGGRVSSQSLVRYRTNDYSVPVAWGHQEVWIRAYVDEVVIGCRSEVIARHPRCYAREEVVFDPLHYLPLIEQKINAFDQAAPLQGWDLPEAFTTLQRLMEGRMHKHGRREYVQVLRLLETFTLADLQAAVEQAIDLGAIGFDAVKHLVLCRIERVPPRLDLDVYPFLPRTTVEKTFARAYLSLLSDRQEAA; encoded by the coding sequence GTGGAACTTTATCTTCAGGTCCGTCTGGCTTGCGCGGATGGCATGAGCCAACGGGCGGCGGCGAAGCGTTTCAATGTGTCGCGCGAAACGGTACGCAAGATGCTGTCGTTTTCATCGCCGCCGGGTTACCGGCGCCAGTCCGTACCGCAGCGCCCGAAGCTGGACGGGTTTGTGGCGATCATTGATGGATGGCTTGAGGGTGACCGCAGTGTCCCGCGCAAGCAACGCCATACGGCGAAGCGGGTATTCGACCGTTTGCGCACCGAGCATGGTTTCACCGGCGGCTATACGATCATCAAGGATTACATCCGGGAGCGCGAACAGCGCAGCCGGGAGATGTTCGTGCCGCTGGCGCACCCTGCGGGAGATGCGCAGGCCGATTTCGGGGAAGCGCTGGTGGAGATCGGCGGGGTGGAGCAGAAGGCCTACTTCTTCGCGCTCGATCTGCCGCACAGTGATGCCTGCTATGTGCGGGCCTATCCGGCGGCGGTGGCGGAGGCCTGGGTGGACGGACACGTGCATGCCTTCGCGTTTTTCGGCGCGGTACCGCGCTCGATCGTCTATGACAACGATCGCTGCCTTGTGACGAAGATCCTGCCCGACGGCACGCGGCAGCGTGCCACGCTGTTCAGCGCTTTCCTGTCACATTACGTGATCCGCGACCGCTATGCTCGCCCGGGCAAGGGGAACGAGAAAGGCAATGTGGAGGGGCTGGTAGGCTATTGCCGGCGCAACTTCATGGTGCCGATCCCGAAGTTCCCGACCTGGGAGGCGTTCAACCTGTGGCTGGAGGAGCAATGCCGCAAGCGCCAGCAGGACAAGGTGCGCGGGCAGAGCGAGACGATCGGTGAGCGGCTGCAGCGCGATCTCGCGGCCATGCAGCCTCTGCCCGCTACACCCTTCGAGGCCTGCGATCAGAAAGGCGGGCGGGTCTCCTCGCAATCCCTGGTGCGCTACAGGACCAACGATTATTCGGTTCCGGTGGCCTGGGGCCATCAGGAGGTCTGGATCAGGGCCTATGTCGATGAGGTGGTGATCGGCTGCCGCAGCGAAGTCATCGCCCGTCATCCTCGTTGCTATGCCCGCGAGGAGGTTGTCTTCGACCCGCTCCATTATCTCCCGCTGATCGAGCAGAAGATCAACGCATTCGACCAGGCTGCGCCTTTGCAGGGCTGGGACCTGCCCGAAGCGTTCACGACACTGCAGCGGTTGATGGAAGGGCGCATGCACAAACATGGCAGGCGCGAATATGTGCAGGTACTGCGCCTGCTGGAAACGTTCACCCTCGCCGATCTCCAGGCGGCGGTCGAACAGGCCATCGATCTTGGCGCCATCGGCTTCGATGCCGTCAAGCACCTCGTCCTGTGCCGGATCGAACGCGTACCGCCCAGGCTGGACCTGGACGTCTATCCCTTCCTGCCACGCACCACGGTCGAGAAGACCTTTGCCAGAGCCTATCTGAGCCTGCTCTCCGACCGGCAGGAGGCCGCATGA
- the istB gene encoding IS21-like element ISSsp5 family helper ATPase IstB — MSDQAPEILLAHHLKALKLPTCLREHHKLARQCAAEGVDHIRFLARLVEMEMIDRERRMVERRIKAARFPAVKSLDSFDFAAIPRLNKMQVLEMARCEWIERRENAIALGPSGTGKTHVALGLGLAACQKGLSVGFTTAAALVSEMMEARDERRLLRFQKQMAGYKLLIIDELGFVPLSKTGAELLFELISQRYERGSTFITSNLPFDEWTETFGSERLTGALLDRLTHHVSILEMNGESYRLAHSRARKAKTRP, encoded by the coding sequence ATGAGCGATCAGGCCCCGGAGATCCTTCTCGCTCACCATCTCAAGGCGCTCAAGCTGCCTACGTGCCTGCGTGAGCATCACAAGCTCGCGCGGCAATGTGCCGCTGAAGGCGTCGATCATATCCGCTTCCTCGCCCGCCTCGTCGAGATGGAAATGATCGACAGGGAGCGTCGCATGGTCGAGCGGCGCATCAAGGCCGCGCGCTTCCCCGCCGTCAAAAGCCTCGACAGCTTCGACTTCGCCGCCATCCCCAGGCTCAACAAGATGCAGGTGCTCGAGATGGCGCGCTGCGAGTGGATCGAGCGGCGTGAGAACGCCATCGCTCTGGGGCCATCAGGCACCGGAAAGACGCACGTAGCGTTGGGGCTCGGACTGGCAGCATGCCAGAAAGGACTGTCGGTGGGCTTCACCACCGCGGCAGCGCTGGTCAGCGAAATGATGGAGGCCCGCGACGAGCGCCGTCTTCTGCGCTTCCAGAAGCAGATGGCCGGATACAAGCTGCTCATCATCGACGAACTGGGCTTTGTGCCGCTCTCCAAGACCGGCGCCGAACTGTTGTTCGAGCTGATCTCCCAGCGTTACGAACGCGGCTCCACCTTCATCACCAGCAACCTGCCCTTCGACGAATGGACCGAAACCTTCGGATCTGAGCGTCTCACAGGCGCGCTCCTCGATCGCCTGACCCATCACGTCAGCATCCTCGAGATGAACGGCGAAAGCTATCGCCTCGCGCACAGCCGGGCCCGCAAGGCCAAAACCAGACCCTGA
- a CDS encoding site-specific integrase, protein MHVERIGPVSLTGVAGSPFYYARYRKNGRQVVKSLKTQDVHDARRKVEAIAEQLGHRKVKERVDFSFRRFALDTIEADRKKVQRGERAATLVKDSEWILKKYLTERIGAVDIRKVDYQRMQEVVDELTDLELKSTSIKRIMVLVSKTLKTAVRAGVLSHVPMMPEISLKHRTRGWFSEQEYDRLLQACRDHEKAKTKVRSQTVGSELRRFIQFMVETFMRPSDVKLLRHRHVEIVRTNRTQYLRISTDFSKTVATPIISMPGAIDVYEEILKEQKANGFGGPDDFLFLPRYTGRKFAFELLRRQFRVVVESAGLSVSATGEARTIYSLRHTAIMSRLISGDAIDLLTLARNARTSVEMIDRFYAKHLTAEMNVEQLHGAKLAFAD, encoded by the coding sequence ATGCACGTTGAGAGGATTGGTCCTGTTTCGCTGACTGGCGTTGCTGGTTCTCCATTTTATTATGCCCGCTACCGGAAGAACGGTCGGCAGGTCGTGAAATCGCTCAAGACCCAAGATGTTCATGATGCGCGCCGGAAGGTGGAGGCGATTGCCGAGCAGCTTGGTCATCGCAAGGTCAAGGAACGAGTCGATTTCAGCTTTCGCCGTTTTGCCCTCGACACGATTGAGGCTGACCGGAAGAAGGTCCAGCGCGGCGAACGGGCTGCTACGCTGGTCAAGGACAGCGAATGGATTTTAAAGAAATATCTGACGGAGCGGATTGGAGCCGTCGATATCCGCAAGGTAGATTATCAGCGGATGCAGGAGGTAGTGGACGAACTGACCGACCTCGAATTGAAATCCACGTCCATCAAGCGGATCATGGTGCTGGTCAGCAAGACGTTGAAAACAGCTGTCCGTGCCGGGGTGTTGAGCCATGTGCCGATGATGCCGGAAATCAGCCTGAAGCATCGGACGCGGGGATGGTTTTCCGAGCAGGAATATGATCGTCTGCTACAGGCTTGCCGCGATCATGAGAAGGCGAAGACGAAGGTTCGTTCGCAGACGGTGGGATCGGAATTGCGGCGGTTCATCCAGTTCATGGTCGAGACGTTCATGCGGCCTAGCGACGTGAAATTGCTGCGGCATCGTCATGTCGAGATCGTGCGGACCAACCGGACACAATATCTGCGGATTTCCACGGATTTCAGCAAGACCGTTGCCACGCCCATTATCTCGATGCCCGGCGCTATCGATGTATATGAGGAGATTTTGAAGGAGCAGAAGGCCAACGGCTTTGGCGGGCCGGATGATTTTCTGTTTCTGCCACGATATACGGGCCGGAAATTCGCCTTTGAACTGCTGCGTCGGCAGTTTCGGGTGGTAGTGGAATCCGCTGGATTATCTGTGTCGGCGACAGGTGAGGCACGGACGATCTATTCCCTGCGGCATACCGCTATCATGTCCCGGCTCATCAGCGGCGATGCCATCGACCTGCTGACGCTTGCGAGGAATGCCCGCACCAGCGTGGAGATGATCGACCGTTTCTATGCCAAGCATCTGACGGCGGAAATGAACGTTGAGCAGCTGCACGGTGCGAAGTTGGCATTCGCGGATTAG
- a CDS encoding recombinase family protein — translation MSRYVAYFRVSTAAQGRSGLGLAAQRSKIEAFLNVDDEVIAEFVEVQSGKADNREELWKAIAHAKKHGAKILIAKLDRFSRKVSFIAGIMEQGIGLVVAEMPHATDFQLHIFAALAQEERRLISERTRNALAEAKKRGVALGKNAQALKERRRQQALDYARSIEPILEPMLTGGWSFTAIADKLNVAGIDAAKGGRFTAQTVKNIIVRLRMEEIAHAR, via the coding sequence ATGAGCCGTTATGTTGCCTATTTTCGAGTATCGACAGCCGCGCAGGGACGATCCGGTCTAGGGCTGGCTGCTCAGAGATCGAAGATCGAAGCGTTCCTAAACGTCGATGACGAGGTGATTGCCGAATTTGTCGAGGTTCAGTCTGGCAAGGCTGATAATCGCGAAGAACTGTGGAAGGCGATTGCCCATGCCAAGAAGCATGGAGCGAAAATCCTGATTGCAAAGCTGGATCGGTTTTCGCGCAAAGTCAGCTTCATCGCCGGGATCATGGAGCAGGGGATTGGGCTGGTGGTGGCCGAGATGCCCCATGCCACGGATTTCCAGCTGCATATTTTTGCGGCTTTGGCGCAGGAGGAACGGCGGCTGATTTCCGAACGGACCCGCAATGCCTTGGCGGAAGCGAAGAAGCGGGGAGTGGCCTTGGGCAAGAATGCTCAGGCATTGAAGGAACGGCGACGGCAGCAGGCATTGGATTATGCCCGTTCCATCGAACCGATTTTGGAGCCGATGCTGACGGGCGGCTGGTCGTTCACGGCCATTGCCGATAAGTTGAATGTTGCCGGAATCGATGCTGCCAAGGGTGGTCGGTTCACGGCCCAGACGGTGAAGAACATCATCGTCCGCCTGCGCATGGAGGAAATAGCCCATGCACGTTGA
- a CDS encoding rolling circle replication-associated protein, protein MTLKQGIAGAGGLAGRYQKIDMYEVRKNFRHFMNFLNRQVYGKAVERYGKRIDVLAVIEGGNLTRSHYHLILDCPRPELELEFPAMIRDCWSRTEWGYKQIDIKSQCDEGWLSYISKLQSKVEYDESFDWENSHLS, encoded by the coding sequence TTGACACTGAAACAGGGGATTGCGGGTGCCGGTGGTTTGGCTGGTCGTTACCAGAAGATCGACATGTACGAGGTTCGAAAGAATTTCCGTCACTTCATGAATTTCCTGAACCGTCAGGTGTATGGAAAAGCTGTGGAACGGTACGGTAAACGGATCGATGTCCTGGCGGTGATCGAGGGTGGGAATCTCACCCGGTCCCACTACCATCTCATTCTCGATTGTCCCCGACCGGAACTCGAACTGGAATTCCCGGCGATGATCCGTGACTGCTGGTCCCGGACCGAATGGGGCTACAAGCAGATCGACATCAAATCCCAATGTGACGAGGGATGGTTGTCCTACATTAGCAAGCTACAGAGTAAGGTCGAATATGATGAATCATTCGACTGGGAAAACTCTCACCTGAGTTGA
- a CDS encoding PAS domain-containing protein, which produces MDTLRGHEIADDEDDFGPADDAAIETPPLVGADERRMQVRAYNYWASLLGDRSLPSIEDLVPQDLEDFGPFSVLLDFSTGLENPAIVYLGTALREECEIEGQIQYINDVPARSLLSRLTDHYLQIIANAAPIGFEAGFVNQRGAEILYRGILMPFSSDDETIDFVFGVINWKEAASQAVTAEIDREVEAALLSSPTAPPVAPIWADGPAVEDFDTLDLGGMESPDEDAPLADWLALARDSAEQARTSEARSHAALYRAIGLSYDFALVTIARPDEYAELLENSGLKVQARAPMTAVVKLVFGSSYDKTRITEYATALDHARANGIALGSFGDYLANYEGGLKALVRDERAQRRTDSPAKPDRQQTARAAMKAAAALDPFAVATDGDGLAVVIARREKDGSLAIVGALPEGSEIGQRAIIAAAG; this is translated from the coding sequence ATGGACACTCTGCGGGGGCATGAAATCGCCGATGACGAGGACGATTTCGGTCCGGCCGACGACGCGGCTATCGAAACGCCGCCGCTTGTCGGCGCCGACGAGCGCCGGATGCAGGTGCGCGCCTATAATTATTGGGCGTCTCTGCTGGGCGACCGCAGCCTGCCGTCCATCGAAGATCTGGTGCCCCAGGATCTGGAGGATTTCGGGCCGTTCAGCGTCCTGCTCGACTTCAGCACGGGGCTGGAAAATCCCGCCATCGTCTATCTCGGCACCGCGCTGCGCGAGGAATGCGAGATCGAAGGACAGATCCAGTACATCAACGACGTGCCCGCCCGGTCGCTGCTGTCGCGGCTGACCGACCATTATCTCCAGATCATCGCCAACGCCGCGCCCATCGGATTCGAAGCCGGATTCGTCAACCAGCGCGGGGCGGAAATCCTGTATCGCGGCATATTGATGCCCTTCTCCTCGGATGACGAGACGATCGACTTCGTCTTCGGCGTCATCAACTGGAAGGAAGCGGCCAGCCAGGCCGTCACGGCGGAGATCGACCGGGAGGTAGAAGCCGCCCTGCTATCCAGCCCCACCGCGCCGCCGGTCGCGCCGATCTGGGCCGACGGTCCGGCCGTGGAGGATTTCGACACGCTCGACCTTGGCGGCATGGAAAGCCCGGACGAGGACGCGCCGCTGGCCGACTGGCTCGCCCTCGCCCGCGACAGCGCGGAGCAGGCCCGCACCAGCGAAGCGCGCAGCCATGCGGCGCTCTATCGCGCCATCGGCCTCAGCTACGATTTCGCGCTGGTCACGATTGCCCGTCCGGATGAATATGCCGAACTGCTGGAGAATAGCGGCCTCAAGGTCCAGGCCCGCGCCCCGATGACCGCAGTGGTGAAGCTGGTCTTCGGTTCCAGCTACGACAAGACGCGCATCACCGAATATGCCACAGCGCTGGACCATGCCCGCGCCAACGGCATCGCCCTGGGCAGCTTCGGCGACTATCTCGCCAATTATGAAGGCGGCCTGAAAGCGCTGGTCCGCGACGAACGGGCCCAGCGCCGCACCGACAGCCCGGCCAAGCCCGATCGCCAGCAGACCGCGCGCGCGGCGATGAAGGCTGCCGCCGCGCTCGATCCCTTCGCGGTCGCCACCGACGGCGACGGCCTGGCCGTGGTCATCGCCCGGCGGGAAAAGGACGGATCGCTCGCCATCGTCGGCGCCTTGCCGGAAGGGTCGGAGATCGGCCAGCGGGCGATCATCGCCGCTGCGGGCTAG